The genome window CCAGCGCTGGTGTGGTTCTTTCATGCGGAACGATCATGAAGTTCTCATTCGAACGATACCTCTTGAAACGTTCGGTGACGACATAGGTATTTTCGGCGACCCAGGTATCAAATTCCGCACGGTTCGTGTTGTCGACCTCAACAAATATCGATGGGCGATGCGTTGCGACTGTCTGGGCAAACCCCTTCAGAACGTCAATCTCCATCCCCTCAACATCAATCTTCATCAGGTCGATGGGCCGTCCGCCCAGCATGTCGTCACCGGTGCGAACCGACAGGTCGCCGCCGCCACTTTCGACCCGCCCGCCGCCGATGTTTTTCTCAATGAACGCCATCGAATTTCCGTCGCTGCGCGCCGCACCGACCGCATAGCCCAGGCAGGAAAAATCAACCCGATCCTCCAGGCCGTTCAGAAACAGGTTCGCAAGCAGAACTTCGCAGGCAACCGGATTGGGCTTAAAAACATGGGCCCGCGAAGCGCCCATGATCTTCACCGCATAGACCGTGTGATTGCCGACATTGGATCCCACGTCACAGAAAACCTGGCCGGGTTGAAAATTCCGCCTCAGAATCTCCAGCTCTTCCGGCTCATAAAACTGGCCCGAAAAATGAGTGCGCTGAATGACATCGCGCAGCGAATTCACCGCAAAGGCAACACGCTGGTTCTGATACGCGAAGGATGAGATTCGCATCGCCTCGGATGCAAGGCGACCTTGGTCAGCGGCCAGCGCCATTGCTTCTTTGAGGTCAAACATGGCGCATCCCAACCCGGAAGGCCGCACCACAGCACCCAGCGTCTTGGAGGCTCGTGTCGCTTAGCTTTCGATGATCGCGTCGCGGATCATGTCTGCCGGATAGTTGTCGCGCAGGGCGTCCGGGGCGATATCCAGCAGCGCCTCTTCGGCCAGAATCGCGCCCAGGAAGCCGATGAACACGATTGATCTGCGCAATCCGCGGTTCAGATCCAGCACCAGCATCAGCACGATCATCAGGATTAGGGCCAGTGCCAGTTCGATGCCCATGAAGACGACCGGCGGGTCCAAAACCAACGGGTAATAACCATCGGGCGCAAACAGCTTCATTGCCGCAATGCGCGCGCCCAGAATTGCGCCGATCCCGGCAGCCAGCCCAACCGGAGAGACCAAAAGATCCACCAGAACGGCGCGCACCCACGATTCTTGCGGTTGCGGCGCATCGTCTGCACCGGCCGGAGGCCGGGTGACGGTTTTCGGCGCCCCGCTGTGAATACGCGAAAGGCGCTCGTGAAACACCTGATCGTGTGCTTTGTTTGCTTTGATCATCGCCAGCACCTTGTGACGCAGGAAGCGGGGCGGCTGCCCCTCCGGCGCACCGGAGATCAGCCGTCCAGAGGCCGGACAGGCCCGCGCAGATCCGTGCATTTAGCCGCCCAGTATCTGCGCCCGCAGCGTCTGGTAGGGGTAATGACCTTCGTATTCGGCCTGAATCTTGCCGATATAGGCGGGTTCGAACCAGAACGCGGCCGCCAGCCCCCCGATCAGCGCGATGCGGCGAATGCCCTTGTTCATACCGATCAGCAGGGCGATGCCCATCGCCAGGGCAACGCCCAGGACAACCTCGATCAGGGGCAGCCATTTCTGCGTCCCTGGCGACAATGGGTACATCCCCCCTGCCGCCAGCAGCTTGAATCCGATGACGCGACCCGCCAGCAATCCGGCGAACCCAAGGACGAATGCAATCGGGCTGAGCGCGACTTCCTTGAGCATCCACAGCAACTCGGCGCGTTCTTTCGCGCCCCGGCGCAACTGCGCTCCACCGCGCTTCTCCGGCATCGCCCCGAAAATCTCTTTGGGTGCCGATTGGTTGCGCAAAAGTTTTTTGCGATAACTCGTATGCGAACGCGCAATG of Paracoccaceae bacterium contains these proteins:
- a CDS encoding FkbM family methyltransferase is translated as MFDLKEAMALAADQGRLASEAMRISSFAYQNQRVAFAVNSLRDVIQRTHFSGQFYEPEELEILRRNFQPGQVFCDVGSNVGNHTVYAVKIMGASRAHVFKPNPVACEVLLANLFLNGLEDRVDFSCLGYAVGAARSDGNSMAFIEKNIGGGRVESGGGDLSVRTGDDMLGGRPIDLMKIDVEGMEIDVLKGFAQTVATHRPSIFVEVDNTNRAEFDTWVAENTYVVTERFKRYRSNENFMIVPHERTTPALGHATLASVCPPEVAKKFATARAQRKKPKPVTD